In the Glycine max cultivar Williams 82 chromosome 19, Glycine_max_v4.0, whole genome shotgun sequence genome, tGTCACATATATTTGTTGTTGTCTACTACAATGGGGAGGTCAGAGAAATTGAGCATGGGTCacaatttttattctattacCCATATTATACAAAGTTAATTGAAATTACTCAATGTATGACATTACATGATTTGAAGTAAGCCATACAACATAAGCTCAATCAAGGCGAAGGAAAAATAGTAAGTAAGATCCTTTTTTGATGGCTGATAGCATATGTCggtaaaatatttcattatacAACTTGTAAACTTCAAGAAGACAATGACGTCATAACAATGTTCCATGCACTCTGCTAATTTCCAAACATAGTCATGGTTGTTGTAAGACGATTTGTCACAACAACTTGACCGAAGTCTAAACCCGGGAGAAGTTGAAAATGTTAACAACGTCTATgagtataaaaagaaaaatattactattGGTGTGGGTATGCCTTTCTTTACTTTTAGCATGCTTAAGATATGCTTAACTTTTAATggatgaagtgttttttttttttttagtttaagacTATGTTTGTATTTAAGATTATGTTTAATTTGTAATGGATgaactaattttttgttttaaatttaagactATGTTTGTATTTAGTGTCATGTTCATAATGGATTAATTCGCAATGCATAGTAATTTCATGTTGAACTGCTAATCATATTTGATATAAGTatcaaaaaatctaaaataaatgaaaagaatatgTAAAAATTAGAAGAACACCGTAAAAAGTTCTGTAAACacatttctgattttttttataaaaaaaatcatgatttttaaaaccatcaaattaaaaaaaaaaaaatcacacttaGTTGAAGCCAATAAGAGATAGTCACTAGTTAAATGATCAAAATGCCCCCACACAAAAAGTCATAGTTGTTGATTAAAGTTGTTAGGTAAAATGAATCCAATTACCATGAGTCATTGTATTCTACCCAtgtgcaaaaaaaaagagagaccaTTAAATTGTCTattgaaattttctttaaatttaaaatattttttaaaaattgaaaaatttcccctttttttgatatttttactcaaaaatttattttatatttaactttaaaattcGAAGGCATCATCACTGGGCTcataatttgatatattttatattgttaaggtgaattaaatttaaagtcttactcaaaacataaataaaccAGACAAGCAAGCACACCATTTGCatgcacaaaaaataatttattaaataaccataggagaaaaatatagataaatgtgtatggaaacaaaaatattaaattagaaataatatgTTCATCAATatacaataagaaaaataattactctagaccagaaataaaaaaaccacCTTAGTTGTGTAATTTAAAAGAAGAGGATAATTAGAGAAAGATGGATGGTTAATTAACCGTATGTTGGTAGTGGTATGTTAGGGgaaatatactaaaaaataagaaatggtTAATTAACTACATCTGGGTAAATGTATAAATAGGAATAAACAACACTTGCAATGaggtatatagaaaaaaaaaaaaagtataaatatgaAGCGAGAGAGTGTGACAATTGcaggaaattttattttacaaaaaatccattaaatttttgtatgaataaaaataatttttagcacTAATATTTTAGAATTGATATTATTCCTATACCAAGTGAGACACTCACTTCCTCCTTCTCGGCTTATGCCCTTCTAAGTATCACCTCTCTTTTGCAAGTTGCACCTCTCCTCTTTCTTGCTTGTGGTTGTACCAAATAaccacaaatatatttttatttttttaaaattattaattgaatcCATGGATCGATCTATTTATTCAAGAGCTTGAAGGTCTGGATgcgaacttaaaaaaaaaaaaatcacttattttGTAGAACAAATTCATCTAATTCACTTAAAAAGTGGATTTTACAGGCCTTAAAAACGGATCGGACCGTCCCGTATATAAACCCctaattttaatataagaaaatgtGATAGCACCTTGGTTTGTTTGGGttagtttaatttattgattttctcttttttggtaAGGCAGTTGAATCAGGAGCAACTAACCAAACCACCCCAATTTCCAACCACAACACGGAATGTTCAGCCATCGCAAAACGGAAAAAATGGAAGGCGAGTGAAGACacagagagagacagagagagacagagaaacaaagaaaagaagagagagagagagagagagagagagagagtaaggCATGGCTGGGTTACTGGCATGGGCGGTAGGAGGTGGCGGAGGAAAAGAAGCGGAGGACGACGGCATCATCCCAATCCTGTTTTCTGCAGATCAGCAAAAGTACGTCAACGAACTCGATCAGAAGGCGAGCTCTCTCCGGCGTTGGATCCATGATCTACGGCAAAGATTGCCTCCCCAGGACATCTCCCAGAGCCTCCCACACCTCCACGCCCACTCCCTGGCCTCCAACGCCGCCCTCGCCCTCCAATTAAACTCCCACTCCACCACGCGCCAACAGGTACCCACTCTGTCCCTCTGTGTCGTAATTGTGCGATTTATCAGGTAAAGACGTTCCTTTTCTTGTTCATTGATgtgtataaacaataatttccCCACAAGATTGCTGAACATGACTATCAAATCGATGCCTTGTAGTTCAAATATTCTGTGTTTTTTCATGTATGCCGTGCCTAGTTTACCTTGTTAGTGAACTTTCAGTTAAATATTGGATGAAATCAAGATGGAGGGGCCTAATTGTAAATAGAAGAAAACTTGAGGGATTCAATTCATACAATTGGAACTTGGGACACTTAAATGCAATTGTGGTGCAGGCCCAACTTAGAGAGGTGACGTTGAAGGAAGAGAATGCTGCGTTCGAAAATGCAATATCAGATtgtgagaataaaataaaggagaaattgCAGGAGGCTGATTTACTGAGGGAAAAGTTGAAGGTTAGGATTGTGATTTTTATTGTGAGATTGGTTTTGGttcaattgatttatatatatatatatatatatatatatatatatatatatatatatatatatatatatatatatatatatatctgagGTGGAGAATATGAAGCAGCCAAGTTGGGTATCTGATGGTTgggaggaagagaagaaggcaAATTCTAAAGCTGGATTGGAGGCAGAATCAGCTTTACTAGATGAAttggaaaagaagaagaaagatatgGTTTGTTAATCATACAGTtctcttttatgttcttaactGTAACATGTTATCTTATAATAATGGATGAGCAAATAGTGAAGAAACGAAGCAATGACAATCATGCCAATCGTTATTTCCATCATTTCAAGGACCAATATGATTTATGCTATATATTTTAGGAGTTTTACTTAACCACTTACTTATATTGATagaaagatttttatattaataaccCATTAGAAATCACACTGGATAGATATGATTTTCTGTAATTAGTACAGAAGTCCACAACCTTACCATACATGACAATCTATGATTGGGCAACATTTAATTAAATCCACCAAATTAATAACCCTTATTTCATTTCAGAGTTCAATGGAGAATGCTGTACATGAGTTGGAGAAGAAATGGGCACAAGTTCAGGAAAATGCACTTAAACAGCCTTCCCCTGgtattatatcttttttttttttgttaaaatagatTTTTCGAAAGAAAAGATCAAAGTATAAATTAGGGATCCCTTTCCCTGAAAGTGGGGGTGGGGCATTGATTACTGGGCCAGGTTGCACAGGTAGTTACCAGTTATGCTGCTTTCAGTGCTTTGAACTGTAAAGGAATAATGATAGTTATTAATACCTGGATTATGTCAATATCTTCTTATATGGTGTTTTtctgaatgatattttttaatctgaAAGCGTGAACTGtcttttttgttcctttttattccTTGCACTTTGTTTATTTATGTTGCTTTCTCACTTCAGGCGatgtatatttttgtatattctGTGTGCATAGGTCGTGTGGCATTTGAAGCCATTCAATTGATCACACTGAGGAACGATACCATAAACTTATTTCTAGTAGGAAATGATGCTAACTAGAATTATGCATGCAGAGCACCAAGCTCTTGTATAGTTAAATTTGAGTCCATTTTGATGATTCCATAAAAAACTCAACATAGGTCTGGGTTAGGTCATTTCTTGTATGTCAGTGTGTTTCAATATGAGTTTTGGGAACTTTGATACATTCATAACAAATTTCTACTAATATGGTTGTATCCTGCCATTGCATTGCTGATGTACGAATAATTTCAAAATGCtgatacaaaaatataattggaatttttatttagtatttctGTACTGGACATGCCAAGAGACTAGGTTGTTCTTTTGGTTtgatgtattttctttttcttgcctCTGTTGTTTTGACAATAGCTTTAGGAATTTAACTGATGGtcatgtttgtattttttttaaatgattaaatgatTTCTCTCAtcataaaggaaataaaaaaagaacctaGTTGGGGAGACTTTACTCTTGCTTCATTTCTATATAACATTGGATACTATTTCATGCTTTTAGAAATCCATGTAGCTTATTGGgcctaaatataattttctttactGTTTTTGTTGCGTTAATTCTCCCAGAAATTTTGTACACTCAAGCATCTTGCATAATGCACATATTGCTTTAGCTTTAAAACATTTGTGTTCTGCagggcaaagggagaagacattGGATAAACACCTGCATGGTCTAATTGAGCAACTAGCAGTTAAACAGGTCCCTTTTACACTTCATAGTATATGATCTAGTGCTCAACATATTGGATACTGTTTGCGTTTTCAAAACTGTTTAATTCCcctccttctctttctcttttacaaaaagaaaataaaaagaaaaaataaaaattgacagTGGCCAGTTAATAACTGTTTGATTGATCATTTGCATGTGAAAGAGTTTAACAAACTGCCTTACTCCCTTAACTTTCAGGCACAAGCTGAGGGCTTACTTGGTGAAATTCATCTGAAAGAAATGGAGCTCGAAAGATTGAATGGGCTATGGCGACGAACGGAGAGTAGCAATTCAGAGGCGAACACTGCTGCTAGGAATCGTTTCAGTAAAGGCTCCTCTGATAAGTTACATAGTTTGTCAGATTACGAAGGTCATCAGAGGCTTCCTTATCATTCTGCTGGCCGAACTGAAAGCCAGCAGAGGCTTATGCTACTCAGGTCGGCGTTCGTGCTCTATATTTTAGCTTTACATATACTGGTATTTATCAGGTTATCTTTTTAACAAGCATTGACACATGAAGATGACATGTTAATTTTTACCGCGCATGTTTGAATCTTTATTTGTACTCATTAAATATCCATTGCAAATATATACAGAAgtctgtaaaaatattttttgtttttttcattcatgCTTTGAAGTTTGATCAAAATGTAGCATCTATGCGTACAGTTACAGTTGAAAGAGAGATAAGTACAAGAAAATGCAGTTTTTGCAGCCGAATATGTTCAGAATATAAAGATGAACATATGATATGATAGCTGAAGTAAActagatttaatttgattgcACTGTTGTCAAAGATGGCATTCCAAAAAGAACTAGTTCAAGTGATTGCTACCGAGTGGCTAAAATCTGACTAAGATTACTCTGCATAaacattcaaattattttcttgAAGCTCAGGTCTTATGAAAATTAGAACGGTTAAAATTTAGTTCACATTAAGCAATAAATAGatcattttatcctttttcttttaaaataattatttaccgATTGATATCTAGTGATCTTTGGGTTAAGTGATTTTCACCTGAAAATTCTAGTTTGAAGTGATTATTTGGATTCCATGAAACTGCAATTTGGCTTATATTCTTCCTCAAAAATCTGAAACTTATTATTGAGAGTTTGCACATAAATTTTCAAAGGTGTTGTAattgttaaagaaaataaattagtatCCATTCATAATTAGAAATTACATCCTACTATTATTTAAAGGGGATTTTTGTAAAGGTAGAAGCGTCCCAATCTCACCGATTgttcaatatcaatattgatCTCCACTAACAAAGCAAATACTTGTGTTAAAATCACTGTTGGGCTACTACTAGAGCCTTTCTTACTTGCTATTATGACACTTAGTCGCGAATATTGAacttcaataaaagaaaagatttgtATCCGAAAATACCTTTGGATATACTCCTAGGGGTTTTGCACCATGCGTGACTGCTAtgagtacattttttttttcttctaggaATACATTCTATATTTAATTATCTAGATAAGATCAATAGACTCAAGGAACCCTGTCGGTGCCCCCATTGCCTCACCTCCCCTATGTGCCAGTACAGGTTAAAAAGTACAATATACTTGCTACTTTCCAAACCCAACAAATAAACAGTGACAAATGTCGGATCTTTAATATTATCGCATGTGGAAAATTTAATGCATTGCTTTTCGATTTACATATCTTGTTCTTCTCActtctttctttaatttccagtctttaaatttgtgaatttaCGTTTCTAGcagtttttatttgtttccaaaattataagttttgtccttaaaaaatagttttattgtaCATTTACATTTCAAGTACTTTAAAGAGTCATTCTTTCTTTGTCTCAATTCTTTAATTTCGAATTGCTTTTAAATCATTCtactttttatagttttttttttaaatcgctTTGAATTTAATTGGTTTCCTTTAAACTTTTAAACAtagctttttaattttttatatttacaaaatttacatGCTTTAATTTTGGAATTTAATAACTATagattgataatgtaaaattattctttaactataaattattatttatataacttttaagatagttattataaaaagacaataaatttattatatatttattatatatgatagatTTGATTGGATATATTTCAaactattttatcatttttctcttaattttgatTGCACTCCTTTCAATTTATATTTCCGATTTCCACAAACATGTTTCTTTTAAACTTTGCAAATTCCTGACTAAGTATGTCAATTTGATCAACTTGACATGCAATTCGATTTACATCAAGACTATATGAAATCTTTATACACAagtattcatatttattaaaagcaactaaataaaattaataataagttcGATTATACAATAACTAAATCAAATTCCTAATCGAAATATTAAATCAATATTCTTGACTCATACAGATGTCACTCAAATGAAAGTTCAAACACTGTTGACTTACTGAAACAAActgcaaaaaaattatcttaattgtGGTGGTTTTTGTACGGTTGGACAAAATTAGTGATATTTTACAAATGAGATacaaaatttgtgaaaaaaaaaagactttggAAAAGAATTTGCAAGATTGTGTAATTTTTACACTTAAAGCTCGATATGTAGGTGATTAATTCtcaatttaagataaaaaaatttagttaattatgagattaattgtcgatatgaaatttaattatatttaatttttgtatccTCTCTATAAAAGTGTATTTTACAAAggttaaatttaattatcttataatttaaCATACGTTATTAACTTAATTACACTAGTTAGCTAGTAGTAAATTCTATCTAACAACATTAATGTTTGTACTGAAATCACTGTCGGACTCGTACCAGAGCCTTTAAAACTTTCAATTATGATACTCGTACAACTGAGCTTCATGGCCGTGAACATTGCCCCACTTAAGATTTCATAGTGCGTGACAGCTAATCAAACAGATTGTATCCACAAAAATACCTTTGGATATACATTCTATATGAGCAGATAAATACATTCATATTTCAGAGTGCCATTTCCACATTCCCTCCCCTTTGTGCAAATACatgttaaaatatacaaatattctTTGTTgtgaacccaaaaaaaaaaaaaagcaataaacaATCTCCCCCACATGGTTAACAATATACTCCACATGGTTAGCATGGTAATTAAATCCGATGCTCTTAAAAAACTTTCTCTAGCTTAGAACTAAAAAATGCATCACTTCCCATAATATCCAACATATAGAGCAAAAACTCATTCCATGTGTCAACAGGCCCTGGCAAGCACCAATGAACACAGTCATTCAATGTCACATTTTTGTCCTTGGCATGTCCATAGTTGTTAGGGTGTCCATCAGGCCTAAGCAACATAATTTCAGTAGTGTTCATCATTAGAAACTCCAACCCTCTCTTTGTGGCCACCCTTTGTGCCTCTCTAAACTCCTCCACTTGTGTCACATACATCTCTAGAATGTACTCAACTGCCCCATCCTCAAGCCTCATTTCTTGCTTGGTGAATGGCATAGTCCTCACACACTTCCCACCCTTGTTCCAATCACCATTCTCAAAGTGTGCTGGTGAGAATGTCCTTAAAAATGTGACCCCTTTGTAATTTTCAAGGCTATTGAGTGCCCTAAATGCTGTCCTGAATGCCTTCTTGTATCCATAGAGGTGTGTGAGGTCTGTCACATTGTCCATCCCACACTTGTTGCATCCAACAAGCTTACCCTTTTCATAGAACAATAGTGGCCTGAAGAACCATTGCCCTGATGAGATTATAACTATGTCAAAGTTTTCAACCTGGCTTGTCCATGCTTCATCTGCCTCATCCACATACAACTTCATGATGCTGTTGTAGGTGTGGCCTCTGGGGTCAGCATCACTGGATCTCACAAAATATGGAGACCATAGATTTCCAAGGGTGAAATTGTAATCATGGTAGAAATAACGTTTGAAGTATACCACATCAGAAGAATATTTATGAGAAACATCCTCAGGTTCAGACACCTGAAAGAGTAAAACCACACCATATGAGCATGTTTTAGGATTGTTATCTTTTTTAACAtaaccaaggttttaaaaaacggTTCACAACCGTGATTTCAATTGTAACATAAGGATTTTGCGGTATGGCCAAATTAGTCTACAATTTCCCGCAACATCAAGGATTGTGATGAAACTGCAACCGCGACccaatttaaaaacatgaaCATAAGCATGCAAAGCAGCtcattaacaaaaattttcTAGCATAAATACAAAAGTAGTGAATGATGTATCAAGAATTGAGACAATGGGGTTGATTGAGTGGTATAATGCAATTATGCAAGGATGGAACTATATGATAAAAACTTTTTATCTTCTATTCTCTTCCAAaagccagaaaaaaaaaaggtatgagTTTGTTTTCTTACATGACTTAGGAGGCACAACAAAGACTGCATCTGGTTTCTCCCCACTGAGTCTCCAACAAATGCCATTTTCTTTCCTCTCACAAGATTTAAGAATTGAGTTGCATTGAAGAATGGAAGCTCACATTCATCAGGTTTCCACCTCCAATGGAGGTACTCTCTATCAGGCCTCCCAAACTTCAAGCAGTTTTGTTGGTCTATTATCCAATGGCATGTTTCATTGCTGTAGTAAGGTGCTTCAGGATTATGCACCCATCTTCCAGAAAAGATGTTACATTGTTTTACTTCTGTGTTGTTGTTCAAACTGCTGCTTACACTTACAGAAGATATCTCTGGAGTTGATTCATGAGAGCTTCTCATGAGAGAAAGAGGGAGCATGATGAGAAGAAGAGTGAAGGGTACCAGGAAAACACTTTTGGCTGTGGCTCTTGTGTACTTCCCATTGAGAACCTCATTGGCCCGAAACTTCATTGTCATTGCTGAGTTATGTTCTGAAACAAAGGCTTTACTGAATGGCTCATATAAATATGAACTTTATTCTAATGTTTGGTTAGGATAAACTTTTCAAGTTTTAATTCAGTTTTAATTCAgttttaaactaaacttattcAAGGTCTTCCTTGTCGTAGTTAAATCATCTTCATTAGCTCATGATATGTACTAGTGTGGTTAAAGTGTCATTattcattaatgatattttgacCGGTACATACATAGTGaggataaaaaacaaaagtcaTATTTCCACTTTcttgctttctttctttttttttctatgttcACCTTTAATGCTTTGGTTGTACAAAGTGGCAATTGCTTCTTTTCTAAACCAGTGGCTATAGAACAATCTGGCTTCTGTTCTGCTTCTAGATTTTCATAAACAATGTTCCTTATTCATGCTTATGCACATCTTTTAATATGTACACACCAGGACAAAGAACCTTTGAGGATGCTAGCCAATTCATAAGAAATCAAGTCTGACTAATAAAACAtgacaaaaacaacaaaaattaaaaattaaaataaaattggtgttAGAAACAACCAAAGGGAATCCAAGAATATAGGCCCCTTTTGCACTCATTGTTTAGTAGCATTTGTCAGTTCCTTTGGAGGAGTGAGAGAACCAAAACAAAAGGAAGAAGCTAAAACTGGTAAGAAAGATTTACtattatctcttttttatttatttattgtaagtAAGCATGTGTGGCTGAAGTTATCAGGTAGATCCTATGCTGTATATTCATGCTGGTTGGTGACCCTTCCTCCTTCCAAGGAATGTAAAGTTTACTCTCTATGAATTCAGTACATGTTGATCAAATAAAAAGCAATCTGATTTCATcccaacagaaaaagaaaagaaaagaaagctcAGGATTGAAGTACAGAAGCAAAATTCTGCACTGAAATATCAGTGGTGTctcctttattcctttttaattttcagtTCTACTCATAACACAGTTATTGTCTAATTTTGATGAGTTTATACtatagaatattattatatatactagTGGCTCTGCCACCTTGTATTACATATTATTTATCCAATGATTAATGCTACATCcaaaactaattattatatgaaaaaatatatatcctaATAATCACTTTGAACATGGTCATAACATGCCCTTCTAGGAAGAGATGGTctttgatatattatttcctATAAAAACCAGTGACACGAAGGAATAATTTGTGTTCCTTTGTATCTCCATAGTTGTGAACTCTATCATTGTTCACACAGCAAAGGCACATGAAACCTATATTTGTAGAGTTTGGAACAAAGTGGTGGTTCAAGAGACAGGAATATTGCCGACAGATTATTGAGTATTCAACAGGTGTTTTTATCCTATATTTTCGGCATAAAAGCAAATGAAATTACCAAAATGGACAATATCAAGAGTTGTATTAAGACTTGTGTCACTGTGTGGTccaatttttaagttattttagaaaatatgacCAAAGTGGTGGGTTCCCCAGAATGTTACATGAGGTTGGCATATTTTGGAAGGAAGTGGTGGGTAAGGAAATAAAATACTATTGGCTGAGACTGAGAACATATAAAAGCCAACAAAGCAATGACTTTTAGCAAATCCTCATCTCTTAAAGTAATTGCTTCGTTATAACATCCAAAAAGCCCAATTTGTTAGttcaattttcatttcataatatctgctttgtatatattttttgatattttagaTGACCTTCCTTAATTATTAAAGTATCTTTAAGCCACCACCGATCAAGAAAAGAATCTTTAAGCCATCATCtgtaataaaaaagttaaacatttaatgataataatgatgatataaaagtttgatttatatttaatgttagaGGCAACAATAAAGTTATGTCTCGATGATCAATTAGTCATGAGTTTAAAtcttgaaactttttttttcatatacaagAATAAAGAGCCTTTGATACCGGGATACgtcagtttttttatttttattttgtgtattgttatgtaaatatttttatagtaacagttaattaaaaattatgataaatatatatttaaaataattattgtaatatttaatatgtttatcatatataatttataattgatcaCAATGTAAAATCTCTTTAGTTTGTTAATGGTTAGTGTAAGTATTATTTTTTGCAATCACACAGTGAGGATACAGAAATTTTAATTAGTGGAAAcaatatttatacatataaatttgtagcattaaaaatataaatattatttttgaaacatAAATGTACATCATAATTATtctctatattttcatattctaGAAATATTgaatagttttcttatttttaaaattataaaaaatctccCTAAAGAACatcttgattatttaaataagttaattatcttaaatttataaatcttataatttacataaaaattagTCCAATATTAAAGTTGTTAAAgtaaatacttaattttacatattaaattttagattgaaaaaattgttcttttttctcttagaaataatcaattaaataacCATTGTTTATATAATCATCTCATTGTCAAGTCTTTATTCTAATGAAAAATTTGTCAGGTAAATTTTACCTAACTTTAAACAACTCATTTAAACATCCATATTAAAGATCCTATAACtaaataatcaatcaattattAATCTCCCAGTTcatgagaaagataaaaaagaaagtaaaagattACAAGTAGggtgaaaaatataaaacaagacAAATGTACAGCCCCCATTTTGGCTGGATACGggtagaaagaagaaaaggtagaaaaaaaagttatagatataataaaaactgagatgaaaagaatgagataaaagagaatgtttatattaaatattttctcataCAATATATGTTTAactataaaaagtattaaaaatgaCCTCTCGATTTAAttttgtgtgtatgtgtgcatatgttatctaaaaaacagaagaaaaatgttatctaaataacagaagaaaaaaaacagatcGATATCAGAAAATGCTACGGACCTGAGCCTCCTAGCTAGAGGAATTATGGAGCAAGAAGAAGTTGATGTGCTTTTCTTCAAATTGAGAGTCCAACACATATATAGCCATTATTCAACTTATAATGTTTATTATGGTAAGACTAATATTAACcaatttagtaaaattataatttatttcttatttaaacattcaccatattttatttcttaaaatgttaaaagttgtgGTTCTTAATTATATTTGGACTTCTCTTATTCCAGAAATCAGAACTACGAATAATTTTCTGTTatatatcaaattcaaattggattcttatttaattttatatatcccACCaccttgaaaaatattttgtttcaatttttgtatGGAGCACTGATATCcttcataaaaaacaattttggttgaattgaataaaattatttttttattactaagttgaatcaaattattataaacagAAAAACATTGTCTACAAATATTTAACATTGTGACAtaccaaaaattcaaatttgatatTACTGGTTAAGTATTCCATACAGGGACGGTTAagcataaatcatatttttttttcttaaaatgttaaaagttgtggttcttaattatatttggaccttattttttagaaatcagAAATAAGAATAGTTTTCTCTTatatatcaaattcaaattggattcttatttaactttttacatCCTTTcatttcataaatattaaaatcacgATCATTCCggataattaaatttgaataaaaaagtataactaattattttaatcaatactcgttttttttattaatactcaaattatattaaaaaagtattcGTTTCAGTATTcagtataaattaaattatttgaattactactcattttttatttaacattaatattcaaatcatggtaatt is a window encoding:
- the LOC100818761 gene encoding uncharacterized protein — translated: MAGLLAWAVGGGGGKEAEDDGIIPILFSADQQKYVNELDQKASSLRRWIHDLRQRLPPQDISQSLPHLHAHSLASNAALALQLNSHSTTRQQAQLREVTLKEENAAFENAISDCENKIKEKLQEADLLREKLKVRIVIFIVRLVLVQLIYIYIYIYIYISEVENMKQPSWVSDGWEEEKKANSKAGLEAESALLDELEKKKKDMSSMENAVHELEKKWAQVQENALKQPSPGQREKTLDKHLHGLIEQLAVKQAQAEGLLGEIHLKEMELERLNGLWRRTESSNSEANTAARNRFSKGSSDKLHSLSDYEGHQRLPYHSAGRTESQQRLMLLRSAFVLYILALHILVFIRLSF
- the LOC100777436 gene encoding protein trichome birefringence-like 19, whose protein sequence is MTMKFRANEVLNGKYTRATAKSVFLVPFTLLLIMLPLSLMRSSHESTPEISSVSVSSSLNNNTEVKQCNIFSGRWVHNPEAPYYSNETCHWIIDQQNCLKFGRPDREYLHWRWKPDECELPFFNATQFLNLVRGKKMAFVGDSVGRNQMQSLLCLLSHVSEPEDVSHKYSSDVVYFKRYFYHDYNFTLGNLWSPYFVRSSDADPRGHTYNSIMKLYVDEADEAWTSQVENFDIVIISSGQWFFRPLLFYEKGKLVGCNKCGMDNVTDLTHLYGYKKAFRTAFRALNSLENYKGVTFLRTFSPAHFENGDWNKGGKCVRTMPFTKQEMRLEDGAVEYILEMYVTQVEEFREAQRVATKRGLEFLMMNTTEIMLLRPDGHPNNYGHAKDKNVTLNDCVHWCLPGPVDTWNEFLLYMLDIMGSDAFFSSKLEKVF